In Pseudomonadota bacterium, one genomic interval encodes:
- the sppA gene encoding signal peptide peptidase SppA yields the protein MAQDDIPLTPVTPPRAQAPPAQQIIVQQPSSAFGRFGKWLLAALVLAVLFIIGLYSSYHSYFSPSEAPQEKYHSLARHALKKVAIIDISGAIMEGEDSFAKKQIDRVREDSDVVGVVVRINSPGGTVTGSDYIYHHLRELKDEREKKEEGPFPLVVSMGSICASGGYYVAMAVGDQKNAIFAEPTTWTGSIGVIIPHFDLSGALKGIGANDDSIASGPLKQMGTPTRPMTEEERKILQNLVDENFKGFKEIVASGRPKFKQHPAALDAVATGQIFTADQALERGLVDQIGFVEAAIARVTELAGQSAGDVRCVKYEEEPTLIGSLVGAEARARARCSVDVSALIDLTAPRAYYLWSWVPAAMSNSR from the coding sequence ATGGCCCAAGACGATATCCCGTTGACGCCGGTCACCCCGCCGCGCGCTCAGGCGCCGCCCGCGCAGCAGATTATCGTCCAGCAGCCGTCGAGCGCGTTCGGCCGCTTTGGCAAGTGGCTGCTTGCGGCGCTTGTCCTTGCAGTGCTGTTCATTATCGGCCTGTACAGCAGTTACCACAGCTACTTCAGCCCGTCGGAGGCGCCGCAGGAAAAGTACCATTCGCTAGCTCGGCATGCGCTGAAGAAGGTCGCGATCATCGACATTAGTGGGGCAATCATGGAAGGGGAGGACAGTTTTGCCAAAAAGCAGATCGATCGCGTGCGCGAGGATAGTGATGTGGTGGGGGTCGTGGTGCGGATCAACTCGCCCGGCGGCACCGTCACCGGCAGCGATTACATCTACCACCACCTGCGAGAGTTGAAGGACGAGCGCGAGAAGAAGGAGGAAGGGCCTTTCCCCTTGGTGGTGAGCATGGGCAGCATCTGCGCCAGCGGCGGCTACTACGTAGCGATGGCCGTGGGCGATCAGAAGAACGCGATTTTTGCCGAACCGACGACATGGACCGGCTCGATCGGCGTGATCATTCCACACTTTGATTTGTCGGGGGCACTCAAAGGAATTGGCGCCAACGACGACTCGATCGCGAGCGGCCCGCTGAAGCAAATGGGAACACCCACGCGGCCAATGACCGAGGAGGAGCGGAAAATCTTGCAAAACCTCGTGGACGAAAACTTCAAGGGGTTCAAGGAGATCGTCGCCAGCGGCCGGCCGAAATTCAAGCAGCACCCGGCGGCATTGGATGCTGTCGCGACCGGTCAGATTTTTACGGCAGACCAGGCATTGGAGCGCGGGCTCGTAGACCAGATCGGGTTCGTTGAGGCAGCCATTGCTCGCGTGACCGAGCTGGCGGGGCAGAGCGCGGGCGACGTGCGCTGCGTGAAATACGAGGAGGAGCCGACATTGATCGGTTCACTGGTAGGGGCCGAGGCACGAGCCCGAGCACGGTGCAGCGTTGATGTCAGCGCGCTGATCGACTTAACCGCCCCGCGAGCGTATTACCTTTGGTCATGGGTGCCGGCGGCGATGTCGAATTCCCGATGA
- a CDS encoding CBS domain-containing protein, whose translation MKKCNEVMTKDPVYCLPNDAVARAAQLMKKENIGPIPVIENERTKKLVGIVTDRDLALKVVADGRDPKVTKVEEVMTREVVTCRPEDDLQKALDAMSEHQLRRIPVVEDGNKLVGIIAQADVATRVNQPQKTAETVKGISQSSAK comes from the coding sequence ATGAAGAAATGTAATGAAGTGATGACGAAGGACCCGGTTTACTGCTTGCCGAACGACGCGGTGGCAAGGGCAGCGCAATTGATGAAGAAGGAGAATATCGGTCCAATCCCTGTCATCGAAAACGAACGGACTAAAAAGTTGGTTGGCATCGTAACCGATCGCGATCTGGCTTTAAAAGTGGTTGCCGATGGGCGCGATCCTAAAGTCACCAAAGTGGAAGAAGTGATGACGCGCGAGGTCGTAACCTGCCGCCCTGAAGATGACCTGCAAAAGGCGCTAGATGCGATGTCGGAGCATCAATTGCGCCGCATTCCCGTCGTTGAGGATGGCAATAAATTGGTCGGGATTATCGCCCAGGCAGACGTGGCGACGCGCGTTAACCAACCTCAGAAAACCGCTGAAACGGTGAAAGGAATTTCACAATCCAGCGCGAAGTAG
- a CDS encoding IS5 family transposase translates to MKEQLTLGTGFEKYSKTTRREKFLTEMDRIVPWGELCALIAPVYPKAGDGRPPKELEMMLRVYFLQQWFNLSDPGVEEALYDSVSMRRFAGIDLGEMPVPDESTVLRFRHLLEAHGLGKKLFQQVHAYLERQGIKVGTGTIVDATIISAPPSTKNKDKSRDPDMHQTKKGNQWYFGMKAHIGVDSQTKVIHAVVATPANVHDSVCLPDLLHGEETRLWGDSAYQGQTEVIRKHAPKAKDLTNRRYRYQDAVNEAERAKNKIKSSVRAKVEHPFLIIKRVFGFVKTRYKGLAKNAHRLFVTCALTNLYLTRRRLWRRSGA, encoded by the coding sequence ATGAAAGAGCAACTGACGCTGGGCACCGGTTTCGAGAAGTACAGCAAGACGACGCGTCGGGAGAAGTTTCTCACCGAGATGGACCGCATCGTGCCGTGGGGAGAGCTGTGCGCGCTGATAGCCCCGGTGTATCCGAAGGCCGGGGACGGCCGCCCGCCGAAGGAGCTGGAGATGATGCTGCGGGTGTACTTTCTGCAGCAGTGGTTCAACCTCTCGGACCCGGGGGTGGAAGAAGCCCTCTACGACTCGGTGTCGATGCGCCGCTTTGCGGGCATCGACCTCGGCGAGATGCCGGTGCCGGATGAATCGACGGTGCTGCGCTTCCGCCATTTGCTCGAAGCACATGGGCTCGGGAAGAAACTGTTCCAGCAGGTGCATGCCTACCTGGAGCGCCAAGGCATCAAGGTGGGCACCGGCACGATTGTCGATGCCACGATCATCAGCGCTCCGCCCTCGACTAAGAACAAGGACAAGAGCCGCGACCCGGACATGCACCAGACGAAGAAGGGCAATCAGTGGTATTTCGGGATGAAAGCGCACATCGGCGTGGACAGCCAGACCAAGGTCATCCACGCCGTGGTCGCCACCCCGGCGAATGTGCACGATTCGGTGTGCCTCCCCGACCTCTTGCATGGGGAGGAGACCCGCCTGTGGGGGGACTCGGCCTATCAAGGACAAACCGAGGTCATCCGAAAGCATGCGCCCAAGGCCAAAGACCTCACGAACCGTCGTTACCGGTACCAGGACGCCGTCAATGAGGCCGAGCGGGCGAAGAACAAAATCAAGTCCAGCGTGCGCGCCAAGGTCGAGCATCCCTTCCTCATCATCAAGCGTGTCTTCGGCTTCGTGAAGACCCGCTACAAGGGGTTGGCGAAGAATGCGCATCGGTTGTTCGTGACCTGTGCGCTGACCAATCTGTACCTCACGCGCCGGCGATTGTGGCGACGGTCGGGGGCGTAG